The genomic stretch acttttagctgtcagtttatagTTTTGATCAGTCGCAAGAGGAAGAGAGGAAggacagtcgtttatagggtgtgaaccTCAGTCCGTGTTTTCATTTGTATAGCCCATCAGAACTGTCAGAAGTATAGTTTTACTAAGTTGAATTTAATACCTATGTCCTTGATTTCATTTATGTAGTGCATCAGTACTtgtatttgaatgaaaattcacactgtcaaatacatttgtttaaataattaaattttaatactAAATGCGTGATTTCATTTGTGTAGTGAATCAATACTGTCAGGCACCTAAAGCCGTGTTCTCATTTATGTGGTCCATCAGGACTGCCAGAAGTatagttttacttatgtaatttTCACTAACTTAAAGTCAGTTTTCAATACCTActgacaaataatttttttacttATTCAGTTTACTACCAAAGTGCGTGATTTCTTTAGTGTAGTCCATCTCCATCAGTACTCTCGGGAGTACATTTAGCTAATTAGGTTTTAATACCTAAATCCATGAAATTATTTGTGAATATATCAGTCCTAGTTTTGTTACACTGTCAGGATAGAATTTAGTAATTCAGTAAAATGAATGCGTACGTCTTTGATTTATATGTGCAATGCATGGATACCATTTTTCTTATTCGAGggcttttcaaaagaaaaaattccAACTATCTAAACTGATTATCCATTAAACATTGCTATTTCTTCACTATTTCCAAATACTTTATAACATACCTACACTTGTTATCcgttaaaaatgcatatttctatTTGCTGACAAAAACTACCTCTATGAATTCTGAATAGTGCAATGTGAAATTATGATTGTAATCcgcaatctttgtgtaatttggtcatatatttttttttcatctttaattatttgaatttgacagcTATTGTCCGACGTTTACCTGAAAATATGCCAAAGTACAGCAACACGCCAACGTTGCATGCATCGAAAAGTCCTTTCATTTACAGTTTCATATGGAAGAGAGAGGTAGATGCAGTAGTATTCAAGATCAGCCAGCATGTCcgtttgaataataagtggtactgtcagaattgaatgatggatcagtccaatttagaaatgtagcagggtaaaggttaagaaatcAAGCAAAAATCCTACCCAGCAATCATGTATACAGCAATCTGAAACAATTGCTCAACAGTGTCTAGATATAAGTTggatacatgtatgtcaaaacgCTACCAGCAAAACGACATTAGATACATCAGTACGAAGGCAGATTATTTTCCTGACGTAACATTGCGTGAgtactcctcgtttaaatgggtcagcagtgttgttgtacttataaaataaactggcccggtttataggttggtcaagGCTACGGATAAGcgatatatattgtattttgccattaTTTTTGAGCATGGAAAAAACGACAGAAGTGTAATCAAAGTCATTGCATATTGTATCAAGTAAGTGTCCCGTTCATTACTTGCCAAAACATTAATTTAAAGATGCAAAAGGATTCGTAACAttgtattaacccttatcatgctaaacgcGACTggttgcgaccagtgtagataatgatcagcctgcacatcagtcgctttcaaagcctattacaattagagtaaccgttagcgaacagtatagatcctgaccagactgcgcggatgcgcaggctggtcttgatccgtgctggtcgcaaatgcactatgttggctttctcattgTGTGGCTCAAATGATCATTTGGTTAACTTAAGAACAAAGCCACTGCTCCCTTACCGCCTTTAAACAAACGAAACATTTGGTGACAGAAAAGAAGTCGAGTAAAAtcttatatctattttttttttctaaaaagaaacTGTATAGAATTCACATGGTACATGTTTAATTGCTTCCATCATTTGCCGATAGGGAACCGATCACAAACACAGTTATTGTCATAGCAATGTCTGGCATCGTCTTTACAGTTTAGGCCGGGTACGCCGTAACAATCACTTGGGTAAGTACAGCCTGAAGCATAGCAAGAACAAGGagtatgcaaatattgaagtAATCACAAAGGTTATGGTCATATCAATGTCTGATATCGTCTAAACAGTTAAGGCCGGGTACGCCATGACAATCACTTAATAAGTCGGGTAAGTACAGCCTGAAACATAGCAAGAACAGGaagtatgaaaatattgaaataattacaaatattatTGTCATAGCAATGCCTGGTATCGTCTGCACAATTAAGGCCGGGTACGCAATGATAATCACTTAATAACTTGGGTAAGTACAGCCAGAAACATGGTAAGAACAACTAAAGAGTatggaaatattgaaataatcacAAAAATTATTGTCATAGCAATGTCTGGCATCGTCTACACAGTTAAGACCGGGTACGCCATGACAATCACTTAACCACTTGGGTAAGTACAGCCTGAAACATGGTAAGAACAACTGAAGAGtatggaaatataaaaataatcactAAAATAATTGTCATAGCAATGTCTGGTATCGTCTACACAGTTAAGGCCAGGTATGCCATGACAATCACTCTTAAAGTACAGCCTGAAACATGGTAATAACAACTGAGTAGTATGAAACTATTGAAATAATCACAAATTACAGATAATGTCATAGCGTATACTTAAACCTTGTTACAGTAGAGAATAACATACTTCCGCTTGGTACGCTACATGTGCACAATCCACCGTTGGCAACTATTTCGGCACCCTCAGGATGTTGACAGATAGGGAAGCTGTTAGTTCCGGTACATAATGTCGTACTGTTACATTCGCCGTTCACTGTACAGGAAACAGCTGACACTGGATCAACCCAAgctgaaaaagaagaaatagatGTCACGATAAAACAATTAGATAAACAAGAAAATATGCTTTCTTGTCGCACACGGAATTCAGTACTGTTAACTTTGCTATTCAGGAATTGAGAAATACGTAGCACTGGAACATACCCAATCTTATAAAATTGACGAAAGGTTTTACTGTCGTATGTAGAACTGCTGAAATCGCTATTCACGATACATGAAACATTCGATACTGGAATACGGCTTAAATCCAGGAAAGGACAATAGGTTATACTGTCGCATGTCGTACTGCTTAATTCGCTATTCACGATACATGAAACATTCGATACTGGAATACGGCTTAAATCCAGGAAAGGACAATAGGTTATACTGTCGCATGTAGTACTGCTGAATTCGCTATTAACGATACATGAAACATTCGACACTGGAATACGACTTAAATTCAGGAAAGGACAATAGGTTATACTTTCGCATGTAGTACTGCTGAATTCGCTATTCACGGTGCATGAAGTATACAGCTCAAATTTAGAAAATGGCTCCTGCAAGCCagcggatggcttcctcacatacgtatgaagaattctacgccccaagtgaggcgAACCGAAATCGATGTGATGTGTGCCCCCAAATTAATATATCTAATatcataataatacatgtatatagcaagAACATGTATGTAAGAatattaatacatatataaaGGTGTCAAAATCAGATGCATTACATGCATTCGTTTATTCCAAGAACCcgtaaacaaaacaatatatcaatttCTGAACGAGGCGACGTTAACACAGAGCTGACTCTTCTCCAGCTTTCTGCATATATAACGTTTTCGCGTAACAGGAAAATGTcaattatttgtcaaattttaacgGTTAAACGTAGCTATATAACGGCTTCGAAACATTAGTAGATAACATTGTTTATGCTATATGACTCTATCAGAAGCAGTTTCttagatattttcaaaaatacgaTCAAATGatcttgtttcaaaaattgcTTATTTCCAAGGACAATCGCGTTATCCTGAATTTCAATTAATGGAGGATTCAATAAATACactttatgtttttcatttcttaCTTATCACTTTGTGTTTCATATTTTAACAAAACCAGTGCTTCTTTATTGATAGTTTCACAATATTCTGCCCTTTTACGATTCAATAAAAAAACCTACGTTGAGAcggtttttgttttcatttaatgtaTCGGTTTTTAAAATACGCCgaaggaaacaaaaacattatattCATCAAATGTGATAAGGATTCTGACTATCTGGATTAATAAGTTCTTTCATCTCTACATAACAATGGAATGTTATTTTATCTTCTACAAGACATTTTACCATGTCTTCAAGAACATCTGTTATTCCCTTTGTACCATTGACTTCTGTTCAATATGGGCGAAATCGCCGCACAACATAAATTGAAATCAACAAGCTGGTGAAAGGGGTGTTATCGTACAAACTTAACATACTATTGTAcaagagggttttttttttctcaatttttttttgttcaattttgttgaatgttttattgttgttCATGGCTTCATTCCCTTTTTACTTACtgttttcagaatattttctaTACCTTACTTATCTGGTTTATtccattgttattttttttatcttctaTACAGCTTCGGTAATTTTAGTAAGTAAAGGAAAACCTGACACTATGTCCGGCTTTATCAGATGTGAGATACTTAATATAGAACGATAATGTTCTTTTTTGGTTAGGTTAAATATAACACCGGTACAATGACGGGTCATATGGCAATATGGAAACTTCCCAGctttttgatggtggaggtagaCACAAGATGTCTCTCAGCGTTATTTCATTACGGGTGGGTATCTGAGCAGTACCACCGACactccgaaagccagctggatacCTTCCACATATAATAAGTTCTACACCCCAAGAGAGAGGCCCGAACTCACATCGGTGACGgataagtgatttgaagtcagcgaccttaatcattCGGCCAAGAACGCCCCTCAGTGTGATCTGACCACAGGCACAGAGCGAAAGAAAAACCCAAGATCAGACAGAgagaaatgtattaaattaaccggtgtaacattaaatattgaccccgttgaaaactgaccccgtcaacatttcaacattacatTTTGATCAAAAGAGCGTTGAAAACTGATCAATCGTTAAATTTAGATCAATCATGGGGTCACTATATACCGGTTagttaaatttaagttaaacGTCGGAGGTCGTCTGGAGAAGATAAACACACTGGAAAGAACCAGAAACTATTGCAGGCTTGCTGGATAGCTTCtctgaaaataatttcacaaggccgAGCCCGGGAtcaaactgacaacttccccgTGGTATGAGAGATCATCTATATGTTGGAAGGGGAACTGTTAACGAAAGTTTACCACAAGGATTTTCGACAGGTGGGTGGCGTAGGGCCGGACAGGCACATCGAAACTTTCACACACTCAAGAAATACCTTTTGTGATCAAAACAAGGTATTTATAAGGGATATTTCATTACTCCTGCCGTCATCCATGTgcacttttcttttcttttatttaggGGAACGAAATATACTATAAAGTATTCATCTTTTGGGGAGCAATAtagcaaaatatttggaaaatataAGTCAAGTAAAACATATTGACTTCTTcaaaatttttcagattttggaGAAATTATCCCATTGGACCCCTTTAATCCCCATGCTTTTCCCATGCAACGACATACATTCCTTTCAGCGGAAAGTAGGACACTTCATGTCTTTAAAGCCCTgatccgcggctattcaaattattttgtgtgtatgcaacccatgattacaataggtaacagttaacggccacgtgccacactttagcacgcaaaaccacaggtatttcatatagaattttatataaaatgactCTATTTTGACATGCGtctctgttcatagtcaggaatttcatgctttttcagtgacaattcaaggtgaAAAGGTAGGACGGGAACAGGGCTTTAAGTGGTGATAAGTTTTGTGATTACAAGTCGGCGAAATTTACCATCCCACGTAGGCATGCTCTCGCTAGAAAAAGGCATGCCAAATAGGCAAGAGTTAATGGTAACATGTAGAAGTTTTGGCTGTACGAAATTCTGAAAGTTTCGGAATGTGCGCAATACTATCTCATTTCACCTAGTCTTAAATTATGAATtgtttaaggcatcgccacagtggcggccattttcctcaaaattttacatgcaaattttcataaaaataaataaaagatttcTAAGTGGTCAaaataaagtcaataattttgtcataattatgttctaaatatcTGTGTGAatatatgcaagtaaaaggatgtgcatttcactacctgtattatgcctttattcgatatttttctctggccaaaatgacaaaattttgcaattttacctGCAGTCAaattcaatacatgtaaaaaataattgcagccaattgtaaagcagaccgtgaagaccAAAGTCTTagggaattattttgaaatttttacctggttactgaattatacacaaaaatccaaacaccatcaatttatccaatttgatttatctgttcacacataatttgcatgtatataaacaggtgatatggTATTACCTAGATACCTGTGGTCagaaatgcatgtacaaacaacattttaaatcaaataatatacaTGGGATTGTCTTTATGTGTCTGTTGCAATAAaaaggaacaatttcgacaaaaattcCTTAAGAGTCAATAGTATACCTATTGTACTTCAAAAAGAACTAAATCTTGTCTTTGTAATATTGTGTTATAATGGATTTTGACTGCGCGTAAGATTTCAGTATTTAGGGGTAACCTTTCGGACTAAACAAGAGCATTTTACAAGCGGCGTATGTACtttaaatcatcatatgcttccaGCTGTTAAAGGCTCTAGTGCAATTATCAAGAGAAAAATAcccggcctgaaaatatgaactgatattgagttgtgactgtggcgatgcatTAACTTGATCCATTCATAATATATATTAGATACTAGTATTCGTATCAGTTAGTATTTTACTTTCGGTCATGTAAAGGTGGTGTAACGTTATATTTAGACACCATAGGGGTCCTTTTAAAACGTTGAACATTGACCTCCTGACTCATATCAACGTTACTCCGCTATTGCGTAACAGACCCATAAATCATAAACAACCAGGTCAGTACTTTGTGTCGAATCAACGGCCCTAAATCAATAAGAGCTTTTGAATTTAACGTTGAAATATGACCCGAGTGTAGTTGACTAGTATAAGACATCCCGTCGATACATGACATATATAGTCACCAATTTGTGTAGCTTGGTTTTAATTTCTGTACCTGACTAGTATGTGCAGAGTTATGGCCGATGAATTGTCAAATAATTAGACGTATTATTAGCTTTTGGCGAATGTATGGTAATAGGCAAATTGCGTAAGTTTATAGGGATCAGTTTTAAACGTTGAAATATGACCGGACTATATCTGATCTGTTTTCAACGACGCGTAGATGAATCATTAAATaacgggcggggtcaatttttaacgtttaaaattGATCAGCCATCCCTTGAAAAAGGACCATGGGGTAAATTTTGAACGGGGTCAATATTAATTTAAaacggctaacttagcctagctcttagCGACCAGAGAGTCGTGTTCTCCGACGTACCTGGTGCTCAGCACCGATGCAAGCGAAGTCGTCTTTCTTCGGAAGAACTGACCTCTCAGTTAAATGGGAGATTCTTAcgtccagtgcctggaccgggattcgaaccctggaCATCTGGATTGACTAGTAAAGCGCGTAACCACTAGACCACCCGGCCACCATGTTGAGAATATAATGTATATGTCGTAATGCCGGTAATGCCCGTAACTATTTACTCGTAttatttaacccttaacctgctatatttctataatggactggtccatctttcaatttggacagtaccacttattactcaaaggggttttcactgaaaatttactgactgaatagcgaacagtgcagaccatgatcagactgcacggatgtgcaggctgatcttggtctgcactggtcgcaaaggcagaatcatctgccgccagcaggctaagggttaataagaaaaaaagtaGTATCGTTAAGAATGATTAGGAAAATCATGAATAGAAATAACGAAAACTGAAGCATATTATATTAGTCGAATGACCAGCTAGTAGAAATTCTGGATGTATCCGTGATCAATCaaatatacacattattttgGCTTCAAtccattttttgaaaagtcacaaaagtaCACTAAAATGTCTATAAACTTCCAACAACGCGTCAGTATCTTAAAAAAATTGACGACTAAAACAATATAACGTCATTGTCGTGTCCAATGTTAAAAGAGCATTTAATATTTGTGTAATGTTTAACCATCTTCCGGGAAAAatcaaaattgtaataaaactaATAATACATGATTTTGGTTttctttacaaatacatttttaatcgtTTAGTGTTTTTGGAGAAACTAAAACAATAGGAAATAtgagaaataatagaaaaagaaaacataaaagctCTTGGTTTAACCAGGAATGTGAGGACGCTAGAAGAGACTTTAAACGTGCAAACAAGAATTATT from Mercenaria mercenaria strain notata chromosome 16, MADL_Memer_1, whole genome shotgun sequence encodes the following:
- the LOC128549594 gene encoding uncharacterized protein LOC128549594 gives rise to the protein MKQLILAFAFVITIYFAWVDPVSAVSCTVNGECNSTTLCTGTNSFPICQHPEGAEIVANGGLCTCSVPSGSCTYPSDCYGVPGLNCKDDARHCYDNNCVCDRFPIGK